The following coding sequences are from one Humulus lupulus chromosome X, drHumLupu1.1, whole genome shotgun sequence window:
- the LOC133804511 gene encoding transcription factor MYB123-like produces MGRSPCCPKEGLNKGAWTVLEDQILTEYINTHGEGKWRNLPKEAGLQRCGKSCRLRWLNYLRPDIKRGNISEEEEDLIIRLHKLLGNRWSLIAGRLPGRTDNEIKNYWNTTLAKKVINNGVDDHRDGLDHSIKSVDSNNNDDHDQYGYGLKNSRPLLFSEEMLEEWISGNDEQ; encoded by the exons ATGGGAAGAAGCCCTTGTTGCCCAAAGGAGGGTTTGAACAAAGGAGCTTGGACAGTTCTTGAAGACCAAATTCTCACTGAGTATATCAATACCCATGGTGAAGGAAAATGGAGAAACCTTCCCAAGGAAGCTG gtctTCAAAGATGTGGAAAGAGCTGTAGATTGAGGTGGTTGAATTATCTTCGACCAGATATTAAAAGGGGTAATATTTCTGAGGAAGAAGAGGACCTCATAATTAGGCTCCATAAGCTTTTGGGCAACAG ATGGTCACTAATAGCAGGAAGACTTCCAGGACGAACAGACAATGAAATCAAAAACTactggaacacaaccctagcaaAGAAAGT TATCAACAATGGTGTAGATGATCATCGTGATGGTCTTGATCACTCCATTAAGAGTGTTGAtagtaataataatgatgatcatGATCAGTATGGTTATGGTTTGAAAAATAGCCGACCATTGCTTTTCTCTGAGGAAATGCTTGAGGAATGGATTAGTGGAAATGATGAACAATAA